Proteins from a genomic interval of Solea solea chromosome 10, fSolSol10.1, whole genome shotgun sequence:
- the LOC131466817 gene encoding cytochrome P450 3A30-like isoform X1 translates to MDYLFYFSAETWTLLVALVTLILVYANWPYGTFKRMGVPGPKPILFMGTMMGYKKGLVQFDEECFKKYGKTWGLYDGRKPVLCITDPAMIKTILVKHCYTLFTNRRNLYLNGALYDAVSIAEDEQWKKIRGVLSPFFTSGRLKEMFDIIKRNSANLITNMQKAADKDEPLDLKELFGPYSMDTVTSTAFSVDIDSLNNPSDPFVANIKKMLKFDLFSPLFLTLIFFPFMGPIFQKMELGFFPSSVTAFFDNVLQKIKNDRETGKQANRVDFLQLMMDSQKNSTVEKNKGLTDHEILSQAMILIFAGYETTSSALTFLAYNLARNPHVMKKLQEEIDSTFPNKAPVEYQALMQMEYLDSVINESLRLYPIVVSVERVAKATVEINGLEIPKGMVISVPAWILHRDPDSWPEPEEFKPERFSKENKQNIDPYTYLPFGAGPRNCIGMRFALMSMKLAAVTILQRFSFSVCEETEIPLEMDMQLLLMPKRPIKLKLVPRSETCC, encoded by the exons ATGGACTACctcttttatttctctgctgAGACGTGGACTCTCCTGGTTGCTCTCGTCACTTTGATCCTTGT GTATGCCAACTGGCCATATGGGACGTTTAAACGAATGGGCGTCCCTGGTCCCAAACCAATATTGTTTATGGGGACAATGATGGGTTATAAAAAG GGTCTTGTTCAGTTTGATGAGGAATGCTTCAAGAAATATGGGAAAACGTGGGg ACTTTACGATGGCCGTAAGCCTGTGCTGTGTATCACAGATCCTGCCATGATAAAAACCATCCTGGTAAAACATTGTTACACTCTGTTCACCAACCGCAGA AACTTATATCTGAACGGGGCCCTGTACGACGCTGTGTCCATCGCTGAAGATGAGCAGTGGAAGAAAATCCGTGGTGTCCTCTCTCCCTTCTTTACCTCAGGGAGATTGAAAGAG ATGTTTGACATAATTAAGCGAAACTCTGCCAACCTGATCACCAACATGCAAAAGGCGGCGGACAAGGATGAGCCCCTGGACCTGAAGGA GTTATTTGGACCCTACAGTATGGATACAGTAACCAGCACAGCATTCAGTGTAGACATAGACTCGCTCAACAACCCCTCTGACCCATTTGTCGCGAACATCAAGAAGATGCTGAAGTTTGACTTATTCAGCCctctcttcctcactctga TCTTCTTCCCCTTCATGGGCCCGATATTTCAAAAGATGGAGCTCGGCTTTTTCCCTTCCTCTGTCACGGCCTTTTTTGACAATGTACTGCAGAAGATCAAGAATGATAGAGAGACGGGCAAACAAGCT AATCGAGTGGATTTCCTTCAGTTGATGATGGACTCCCAGAAAAACAGCACAGTCGAGAAGAATAAAg GTTTAACTGATCATGAGATTCTTTCCCAAGCCATGATTCTAATCTTCGCTGGGTACGAAACAACCAGCAGCGCACTGACTTTCCTGGCTTATAATCTGGCAAGAAACCCTCATGTCATGAaaaagctgcaggaggagatTGACTCCACCTTCCCTAACAAG gCTCCTGTTGAGTACCAGGCCCTGATGCAAATGGAATATCTAGACAGTGTCATCAATGAGTCTCTTCGATTGTACCCCATCGTTGTAAGCGTGGAGCGTGTGGCCAAGGCAACTGTGGAGATAAATGGTCTTGAGATTCCAAAAGGAATGGTTATCTCTGTCCCTGCATGGATTCTGCACCGTGACCCTGACTCCTGGCCCGAACCAGAGGAATTCAAACCTGAGAG GTTCAGCAAGGAAAACAAGCAGAATATTGACCCCTACACATATTTGCCTTTCGGGGCAGGTCCAAGAAACTGCATTGGAATGCGATTTGCTCTGATGTCGATGAAACTTGCAGCTGTGACGATCCTCCAGAGGTtcagcttctctgtgtgtgaggagactGAG ATTCCACTCGAGATGGACATGCAGTTGCTGCTTATGCCAAAGCGACCAATCAAGCTGAAGCTGGTGCCACGTTCAGAAACCTGCTGCTAA
- the LOC131466817 gene encoding cytochrome P450 3A30-like isoform X2 has translation MDYLFYFSAETWTLLVALVTLILVYANWPYGTFKRMGVPGPKPILFMGTMMGYKKMFDIIKRNSANLITNMQKAADKDEPLDLKELFGPYSMDTVTSTAFSVDIDSLNNPSDPFVANIKKMLKFDLFSPLFLTLIFFPFMGPIFQKMELGFFPSSVTAFFDNVLQKIKNDRETGKQANRVDFLQLMMDSQKNSTVEKNKGLTDHEILSQAMILIFAGYETTSSALTFLAYNLARNPHVMKKLQEEIDSTFPNKAPVEYQALMQMEYLDSVINESLRLYPIVVSVERVAKATVEINGLEIPKGMVISVPAWILHRDPDSWPEPEEFKPERFSKENKQNIDPYTYLPFGAGPRNCIGMRFALMSMKLAAVTILQRFSFSVCEETEIPLEMDMQLLLMPKRPIKLKLVPRSETCC, from the exons ATGGACTACctcttttatttctctgctgAGACGTGGACTCTCCTGGTTGCTCTCGTCACTTTGATCCTTGT GTATGCCAACTGGCCATATGGGACGTTTAAACGAATGGGCGTCCCTGGTCCCAAACCAATATTGTTTATGGGGACAATGATGGGTTATAAAAAG ATGTTTGACATAATTAAGCGAAACTCTGCCAACCTGATCACCAACATGCAAAAGGCGGCGGACAAGGATGAGCCCCTGGACCTGAAGGA GTTATTTGGACCCTACAGTATGGATACAGTAACCAGCACAGCATTCAGTGTAGACATAGACTCGCTCAACAACCCCTCTGACCCATTTGTCGCGAACATCAAGAAGATGCTGAAGTTTGACTTATTCAGCCctctcttcctcactctga TCTTCTTCCCCTTCATGGGCCCGATATTTCAAAAGATGGAGCTCGGCTTTTTCCCTTCCTCTGTCACGGCCTTTTTTGACAATGTACTGCAGAAGATCAAGAATGATAGAGAGACGGGCAAACAAGCT AATCGAGTGGATTTCCTTCAGTTGATGATGGACTCCCAGAAAAACAGCACAGTCGAGAAGAATAAAg GTTTAACTGATCATGAGATTCTTTCCCAAGCCATGATTCTAATCTTCGCTGGGTACGAAACAACCAGCAGCGCACTGACTTTCCTGGCTTATAATCTGGCAAGAAACCCTCATGTCATGAaaaagctgcaggaggagatTGACTCCACCTTCCCTAACAAG gCTCCTGTTGAGTACCAGGCCCTGATGCAAATGGAATATCTAGACAGTGTCATCAATGAGTCTCTTCGATTGTACCCCATCGTTGTAAGCGTGGAGCGTGTGGCCAAGGCAACTGTGGAGATAAATGGTCTTGAGATTCCAAAAGGAATGGTTATCTCTGTCCCTGCATGGATTCTGCACCGTGACCCTGACTCCTGGCCCGAACCAGAGGAATTCAAACCTGAGAG GTTCAGCAAGGAAAACAAGCAGAATATTGACCCCTACACATATTTGCCTTTCGGGGCAGGTCCAAGAAACTGCATTGGAATGCGATTTGCTCTGATGTCGATGAAACTTGCAGCTGTGACGATCCTCCAGAGGTtcagcttctctgtgtgtgaggagactGAG ATTCCACTCGAGATGGACATGCAGTTGCTGCTTATGCCAAAGCGACCAATCAAGCTGAAGCTGGTGCCACGTTCAGAAACCTGCTGCTAA
- the gpank1 gene encoding G patch domain and ankyrin repeat-containing protein 1: MATLGFTPASEQDFFSSETVQQSNSKTKDALSGKEARQFYETLMRDVDEGQKTSNHVNKRKKRESRRKSKRRVVVAEVQQGQTGPPVQRQTSGEVEGRRETTRQTSNSERVEELQGLRFLRCAHEGDISGLRELLSKGIDINFQDTFFWTAMMCASWSGQRAAVRLLLEHGAAWVGVVDVQGRDARDLALEAGHNEVLEEFENYGRSDQQHTTSDGSALPAQWCGVCCCQYSSSLSSHLSSTLHQFSLQHPPTTPRYCLPPSSNSYKMMVRCGWTPGTGLGPEGEGPHQPVPTVLKRDHKGLGYGQTKRAKVTHFKARDRDAVKPPSTVKEETGGKGKRKEENRRKEQMDKTWERDFRASFYL; encoded by the exons ATGGCCACTTTGGGCTTTACTCCTGCTAGTGAGCAGGATTTTTTCAGCTCTGAAACTGTACAACAGAGTAACTCTAAAACTAAAGATGCACTCAGTGGAAAAGAGGCTAGGCAGTTTTATGAAACCTTGATGAGAGATGTTGACGAGggacaaaaaacatcaaatcatgTTAATAAACGAAAGAAGAGAGAGTCTAGGAGAAAAAGCAAGCGGAGAGTGGTGGTCGCTGAAGTGCAGCAGGGTCAGACTGGTCCACCAGTGCAAAGACAGACCAGTGGAGAAGTCGAAGGCAGAAGAGAGACGACAAGACAAACAAGCAACTCAGAAAGGGTTGAAGAGCTTCAGGGTCTCAGGTTTCTGCGTTGTGCCCATGAAGGAGACATTTCTGGACTTAGAGAGCTGCTCTCGAAGGGGATCGACATAAACTTTCAG GATACTTTCTTTTGGACAGCAATGATGTGTGCGAGCTGGTCTGGACAAAGAGCTgcagtgaggctgctgctggAACATGGAGCAGCCTGGGTTGGCGTGGTTGACGTACAGGGCAGGGATGCCAGAGATCTGGCACTGGAAG CTGGCCACAATGAGGTGCTTGAGGAGTTTGAGAACTATGGGAGAAGTGATCAACAACACACGACATCTGATGGCAG CGCCCTCCCGGCTCagtggtgtggtgtgtgttgttgcCAATACAGCAGCAGCCTGTCGTCCCACCTCTCCTCCACTCTGCACCAGTTCAGTCTGCAGCATCCTCCAACCACACCCAGATACTGTCTGCCCCCGTCCAGCAACAGCTACAAGATGATGGTGCGTTGTGGCTGGACACCAGGGACAGGACTGGgaccagagggagagggacCTCACCAGCCAGTACCTACTGTGCTGAAGAGAGACCACAAAGGTCTGGGGTATGGACAGACGAAAAGAGCCAAAGTTACACATTTCAAAGCAAGAGATCGTGATGCTGTGAAACCACCATCCACAGTCAAAGAGGAAACGGGAGGGAAAgggaagaggaaggaagagaaCAGGAGAAAAGAGCAAATGGATAAGACTTGGGAAAGAGACTTTCGTGCCTCTTTTTATCTTTGA
- the LOC131467569 gene encoding zinc finger protein 271-like: MCDTKEEVDEEVKRQGVCLEHLAEPLLIILSPPPPFLPVRGKPTMFWPKWHKAFENYLEGLGENELVDSTKCVLLQNCLGPEGQRIFTTLIQRGTTYATAVSVLTSFFSVDLNSQMCRLKFHQRAQMPGETVDQFVSALEELLKPCNYGDLKDKLILDQLIMKTNCPHLKERLLLEKGGVTLAAAMLIAKEVESGLNESELFGFHEVSVDIGDDVVPPVQKKAKRGRPRRGEIRVKAKPLLIKNTSKSKIKDNYYYSNDKQYYSDAGGNCRGAAENNLACDKTSDEGDKGDTEASSSSQTMEEEMCNEAQNDDKDFIISSSKLKGPSCPICVSRRFRDANKLARHMRMHTKEKPFICPVCSVTFSQSYHMTRHLRNQHGAGQHICPTCGKSLGNSAELRTHKRVHKSQTLSSPDCQEKFTDDEALSNHIKSHDLKETTETEEQSSKHGDEVENEAIEMDMNENNDSDDDVAENEANSDNSDSQDTVHEVNIKMEKNDSDEAKSQDGGNKKEKVPSKTKTKGHFCPICVGRRFRGANKLARHMRTHTKEKPFNCPVCALTFSQSYHMTRHLRNQHGLGKYICTKCGKILNTWQELKTHRKTHIAEDFTCHSCDKQFKEKVAYLIHRKSHKKSVPPLSHICGECGKVFGRMYHLKRHIVTHRKADDGETYSCPDCQKNFAFQADLNKHRESHAKENTGTCPKCNEAFESPEELETHMEIHEKSYPCNTCGKRFKVEYALKKHEQSHQSEQYYCSLCQKHFIKLSHYKRHILVHDRRESRCPHCDSVFLQLTALKYHLRTHTTERPFQCSCCMETFEVQEDLEQHRLKHRKFRKERPYSCTRCDNAFCTLVELTEHMNVHEGEQPSNCPICGKTFLNKNKLEKHLSIHTGERPHLCSICGNGFPSAASLKLHVHIHTGEKPFHCSECNKTFSSSSGLRLHSRQHMDVRPSYECPECGRTYGRMTELKMHQRYHTGDKPYACTCCSKRFISKDKLNVHMRIHTGERPYSCPHCGQTFTQTGDRNRHISKYHAIDVVSELQ; this comes from the coding sequence ATGTGTGACACAAAGGAAGAAGTAGATGAGGAGGTGAAGAGACAGGGCGTCTGCTTGGAGCACCTTGCAGAGCCACTTCTGATTATCTTGTCCCCACCTCCGCCTTTCTTACCAGTTCGAGGCAAACCAACCATGTTTTGGCCCAAGTGGCATAAAGCGTTTGAAAACTACCTTGAAGGGCTCGGTGAAAATGAGCTTGTGGACTCCACTAAGTGTGTGCTCCTACAGAACTGCCTTGGCCCGGAAGGGCAGCGAATCTTCACAACACTGATCCAGAGAGGAACCACGTATGCTACAGCCGTCTCAGTGCTGACAAGTTTCTTCAGCGTGGACCTCAACTCTCAGATGTGCCGCCTTAAATTCCATCAGAGGGCTCAGATGCCTGGAGAGACTGTAGACCAGTTTGTGTCTGCATTAGAAGAACTGCTGAAGCCCTGCAACTATGGAGACTTAAAAGACAAACTTATTTTGGATCAgcttataatgaaaacaaactgcCCACATCTCAAAGAAAGGCTACTGCTGGAGAAGGGAGGTGTGACATTGGCTGCAGCAATGCTTATTGCTAAAGAGGTGGAATCAGGTTTAAATGAATCTGAGCTGTTTGGTTTTCACGAGGTCAGTGTGGATATTGGAGATGATGTCGTCCCTCCTGTTCAAAAGAAGGCCAAAAGAGGGCGACCTCGGCGCGGTGAGATAAGAGTAAAAGCAAAACCACttctaattaaaaacacaagtaaatctAAAATCAAAGATAACTACTATTATAGTAATGATAAGCAGTATTATAGTGATGCTGGTGGTAATTGTAGAGGTGCTGCTGAGAATAATCTGGCTTGTGATAAAACCAGTGATGAAGGTGATAAAGGTGACACTGaagcctcatcatcatcacagacaATGGAGGAGGAAATGTGCAACGAGGCTCAGAATGATGATAAAGATTTTATCATTTCTTCCAGCAAACTCAAAGGTCCCTCCTGTCCGATCTGTGTCAGCAGGCGTTTCAGAGATGCAAACAAGCTCGCCAGACACATGAGGATGCACACAAAAGAGAAACCGTTCATCTGTCCCGTTTGTTCTGTGACCTTCAGCCAATCGTACCACATGACCCGGCACCTCAGGAACCAGCATGGTGCTGGCCAACACATATGCCCCACGTGTGGGAAATCTTTAGGAAACTCTGCAGAGCTACGGACTCACAAGAGGGTGCACAAGTCACAAACCCTCTCATCTCCAGACTGTCAAGAAAAATTCACTGACGATGAAGCGTTATCAAATCACATCAAGTCACATGACTTAAAGGAGACCACTGAGACGGAGGAACAGAGTTCCAAGCACGGTGATGAAGTGGAAAATGAAGCGATAGAGATGGACATGAATGAGAATAATGactctgatgatgatgttgcTGAGAATGAAGCAAACTCTGATAATAGTGACTCCCAGGATACAGTACATGAAGTTAATATTAAGATGGAAAAGAATGATTCTGATGAAGCTAAATCTCAAGATGGTGgcaataagaaagaaaaagtacCATCTAAGACTAAAACGAAAGGTCATTTTTGTCCCATCTGTGTTGGCAGGCGCTTCCGTGGGGCAAACAAACTTGCcagacacatgaggacacacacaaaggagAAACCTTTCAACTGTCCAGTCTGCGCTCTGACGTTCAGCCAGTCTTATCACATGACCCGACACCTGAGGAACCAGCACGGCCTGGGCAAGTACATCTGCACTAAATGTGGGAAAATTCTAAATACCTGGCAGGAACTGAAAACTCACCGGAAAACTCACATTGCTGAAGACTTCACATGTCATTCATGCGATAAACAGTTTAAGGAAAAAGTTGCGTATTTGATTCACCGCAAATCACATAAGAAGTCAGTTCCTCCTCTAAGCCACATCTGCGGCGAATGCGGCAAAGTCTTTGGTCGAATGTATCATTTGAAAAGGCACATCGTGACCCATCGCAAAGCAGATGATGGCGAGACTTACAGTTGTCCTGATTGTCAGAAGAATTTTGCCTTCCAAGCTGACctcaacaaacacagagagagtcacgcaaaagaaaacacagggaCGTGTCCAAAATGTAACGAAGCCTTTGAAAGTCCAGAGGAACTGGAGACGCACATGGAAATTCATGAAAAATCTTATCCCTGCAACACATGTGGGAAGAGGTTTAAGGTGGAGTACGCGCTAAAGAAGCATGAGCAAAGTCACCAGAGCGAACAGTATTATTGTTCATTGTGCCAAAAGCATTTCATCAAGCTGTCCCACTACAAGAGGCACATACTGGTCCACGACAGGCGGGAATCCAGATGTCCGCACTGTGACAGCGTCTTTCTACAGTTAACAGCGTTGAAGTATCACCTGCGAACTCATACTACAGAAAGGCCGTTCCAGTGCAGCTGTTGTATGGAGACATTTGAGGTACAGGAAGACCTGGAACAGCACCGTCTCAAACACAGGAAATTCAGAAAGGAGAGACCATACTCGTGCACAAGATGTGATAATGCTTTCTGCACGCTGGTGGAGCTGACGGAACACATGAACGTACACGAGGGAGAGCAGCCGTCAAACTGCCCCATCTGTGGCAAAACCTTCTTAAACAAGAACAAACTGGAGAAGCACTTGAGCATCCACACGGGGGAGAGACCTCACCTCTGCTCCATCTGCGGCAACGGCTTCCCGTCCGCCGCCAGCCTCAAGTTACACGTCCACATCCACACCGGAGAGAAACCCTTCCACTGTTCGGAGTGCAACAAGACCTTCAGCTCATCCAGTGGCCTGCGGCTGCACAGCAGACAACACATGGACGTGCGGCCCAGCTACGAGTGTCCAGAGTGCGGCAGGACGTACGGACGCATGACGGAGCTGAAGATGCACCAGCGGTACCACACGGGGGACAAACCGTACGCGTGCACCTGCTGCAGCAAACGCTTTATTAGTAAAGACAAACTGAATGTCCACATGAGGATCCACACAGGGGAGAGGCCGTACTCATGTCCTCACTGTGGACAGACATTTACACAGACTggggacagaaacagacacatcaGTAAATACCACGCAATAGATGTAGTTTCAGAACTCCAGTGA